The following proteins come from a genomic window of Candidatus Obscuribacter sp.:
- a CDS encoding ABC transporter permease, translating into MSLPIYILKRCLQAVPLLFMISIMAFTLLKIAPIDPLASMRANPSVSQAAIKAEEERLGLNKPAPVQYMIWASSAITGNLGMCTAGDPVLNRLAAHAGNTLMLNIISLICTWAIALPAGIYAAIHRGKIVDKIFGVLAAMGMSMPTFLLSFLLLMVALATGLFPIGGLTSANYNELDDWHKVLDMAHHLIIPVTVLTCVSMAGIQRQVRSNLLDVLRADYVRTARAKGLPENTVIYKHALRNAINPLITLLGFEFAGLLSGAALTEMVLAYPGLGRLTLEGMLTKDMNLVMASMMLGAIMLIAGNLFADILLKITDPRITTD; encoded by the coding sequence ATGTCCTTACCAATCTACATACTAAAGAGATGTTTGCAGGCTGTGCCACTGCTTTTTATGATTAGTATAATGGCATTTACACTGCTCAAAATCGCCCCTATCGATCCACTGGCCAGTATGCGCGCCAATCCATCTGTGTCGCAAGCAGCTATCAAGGCTGAAGAAGAACGCCTTGGTCTCAATAAGCCGGCACCAGTGCAATACATGATTTGGGCCAGTAGTGCCATAACAGGCAATCTAGGAATGTGCACAGCAGGAGATCCAGTTTTAAACAGACTGGCAGCTCATGCTGGCAATACACTGATGCTCAATATAATCTCGCTTATCTGCACCTGGGCTATTGCCCTGCCGGCGGGCATCTATGCCGCTATCCACCGGGGCAAGATTGTCGACAAAATCTTTGGCGTACTGGCCGCTATGGGTATGTCAATGCCCACATTTTTGCTCAGTTTTTTGCTTTTGATGGTGGCTCTCGCCACAGGACTATTTCCTATAGGTGGTCTCACCAGTGCCAACTATAACGAGCTAGATGACTGGCACAAAGTGCTCGACATGGCGCACCATCTAATCATACCGGTGACTGTACTGACTTGTGTATCAATGGCCGGCATCCAGAGACAGGTGCGCTCCAACCTACTCGATGTACTGCGCGCTGACTATGTGCGCACAGCTAGAGCCAAAGGTCTGCCCGAAAACACCGTGATATACAAGCACGCTCTGCGCAATGCCATTAACCCGCTGATTACATTACTCGGTTTTGAATTTGCCGGACTACTCAGTGGTGCCGCTTTGACCGAGATGGTCCTGGCCTATCCTGGACTGGGCAGACTGACCCTTGAGGGTATGCTGACAAAAGACATGAACCTGGTTATGGCATCGATGATGCTTGGGGCAATCATGCTAATTGCAGGCAATCTATTTGCCGATATCCTTTTAAAAATTACTGACCCACGCATTACAACAGATTAG
- a CDS encoding ABC transporter substrate-binding protein → MRLELVRPLIALSAIALLAGCAEKPGASVRMEAAPPSAKAVESAKSSQDEAVKFLFDNPGPYKLVTDKDGNELWQARGETGKFGGTLKLISFGAGPKTFNAWDASDVDSHGIGMIQNDSLVDIDPWTGRPIPKLCKSVDVSKDGKVVTFVLRKGLKWSDGKPITADDVVFTFGTIIKDGFGEGSNKDTISVPEDYPLIKKVDELTTQFVFKKPFSPLLPNINACMLAPKHIFEPVVKKGHDAFRPFWNVNANLKGMVGSGPFILSEYVPGQRVEFKRNPYYHMVDKEGRKLPYLDKIVIAIVPDQGTMVMKFEGGEVDLLDVREVRGMDAARLRKQESEGNFTLRSLGPDDGTVFLMFNMAQRKNPATGKYYVDPIKQRWFNNLNFRQAVSCALDRQSVVNNILKGVGYSLSTCQTSAGVYHNKSLAPIVCDLKKSEQLLKDGGFVKKDGSLYDDQGNKVEFELLTNAGNNIRDAVCIHIKEQLKKLGIKVNYQPVEFNAMINRTHTSLDWQAMMLGLSGSRLEPYSGANVWKSDGRMHEFDTRLPGKDDKVVVTDARPWEKEIDQCLDTAAGSFDESIRRANYEKAEAIAYEQQPFIYIYTTMLLTAARNNIGNYKPTHYGIYYTPKGTLHNLEEIYLKDVKAK, encoded by the coding sequence ATGCGCCTGGAACTTGTCAGACCTTTGATTGCCCTGAGCGCCATAGCACTCTTAGCTGGCTGTGCCGAAAAGCCCGGAGCCAGTGTGCGCATGGAGGCGGCTCCGCCTTCGGCAAAAGCTGTGGAGAGCGCTAAAAGTTCGCAAGATGAAGCAGTCAAATTTTTGTTTGATAATCCTGGCCCGTACAAGCTAGTCACCGACAAAGATGGCAATGAGCTCTGGCAAGCCCGCGGTGAGACCGGTAAATTTGGTGGCACACTAAAGCTAATCAGCTTTGGAGCTGGTCCTAAAACTTTTAACGCCTGGGATGCAAGCGATGTCGATAGCCACGGCATCGGCATGATCCAAAACGATAGTTTGGTCGATATCGATCCCTGGACTGGACGCCCCATCCCCAAGCTCTGCAAATCAGTGGATGTGAGCAAAGACGGTAAAGTAGTTACCTTTGTCTTGCGCAAAGGACTAAAATGGTCCGATGGTAAGCCAATTACAGCCGATGACGTCGTCTTTACTTTTGGCACAATCATCAAAGATGGCTTTGGCGAAGGCAGCAACAAAGATACTATCTCTGTGCCAGAAGACTATCCGTTAATAAAAAAAGTGGACGAGCTAACCACTCAGTTTGTTTTCAAAAAACCATTCTCACCACTATTACCCAATATCAATGCCTGTATGCTGGCTCCCAAACACATTTTTGAGCCAGTGGTCAAAAAAGGTCATGACGCTTTTAGACCCTTTTGGAATGTCAACGCTAACTTAAAAGGCATGGTTGGCTCAGGTCCTTTTATCCTCTCCGAATATGTGCCGGGTCAAAGAGTAGAGTTTAAACGCAATCCTTACTATCACATGGTCGACAAAGAAGGGCGCAAACTGCCCTATCTCGACAAAATAGTAATTGCCATAGTGCCAGATCAGGGCACCATGGTGATGAAGTTTGAAGGCGGCGAAGTGGACTTGCTCGATGTCAGAGAAGTACGAGGCATGGATGCAGCCAGACTGAGAAAGCAAGAGAGCGAAGGCAACTTTACTCTGCGCTCACTTGGTCCAGATGATGGCACTGTCTTTTTGATGTTTAATATGGCTCAACGCAAAAATCCTGCCACAGGTAAATACTACGTCGACCCCATTAAACAACGCTGGTTTAACAACCTCAACTTTAGACAGGCTGTGAGCTGTGCTCTCGATAGACAGAGTGTGGTCAACAACATCCTCAAAGGGGTTGGCTACAGTCTATCTACCTGTCAAACCTCAGCCGGTGTTTATCACAATAAGAGCCTCGCTCCGATAGTGTGCGACCTCAAAAAATCTGAGCAGCTATTAAAAGATGGTGGTTTTGTCAAAAAAGACGGCTCGCTCTATGACGACCAGGGCAACAAAGTAGAGTTTGAGCTTTTGACCAATGCCGGTAACAATATCAGGGACGCTGTCTGTATCCACATAAAAGAACAACTAAAAAAACTTGGCATCAAAGTCAACTATCAACCAGTTGAATTTAACGCCATGATCAATCGTACTCACACCTCGCTTGACTGGCAGGCCATGATGCTGGGGTTATCTGGCAGTAGACTGGAGCCGTATTCTGGGGCTAATGTCTGGAAATCGGACGGACGAATGCACGAATTTGACACACGTCTACCAGGCAAAGATGACAAAGTGGTGGTCACTGATGCCAGACCCTGGGAAAAAGAAATCGACCAATGTCTTGATACCGCCGCTGGTAGCTTTGACGAAAGTATAAGAAGAGCCAATTACGAAAAAGCCGAAGCTATTGCTTACGAACAACAGCCCTTTATCTATATCTACACAACCATGTTATTAACAGCAGCGCGCAATAATATCGGCAACTACAAGCCAACTCATTACGGTATTTATTACACGCCAAAAGGCACTTTGCACAATTTGGAAGAAATCTACTTGAAAGACGTAAAGGCTAAATAA
- a CDS encoding ABC transporter permease: MAATATPQVTSTRVSQRTVIQGLLRDRVAFSALIVLAILYLSAAFADLLTPYSMEFNDPTYGNAPAAIIHWQDDQGRPAAPYVYQVRQENDPATFRQTFRELTEVKYPVKLLVHAESYKLLGLIPMDLHLFGVDAPARINLLGADMNGRDNFSRLFFGAQKSLTIGFLGLLIAFPIGIVYGGISGYLGGWADNLMMRFAEAVMSIPSLYLLIGLAAVLPLGMSSSERFALITVILSFISWPGLARVIRGMVLSIREEEFVQAAKSLGMPELQNIIKHVIPQTASYVIIAATMQVPSFILAESGLSLIGLGIQQPDASWGNMLKFAMDQPNELLAQPWLIAPGVLIFITILCYNCVGDVLRDVLDPKLAGGR, translated from the coding sequence ATGGCAGCCACAGCGACCCCGCAAGTTACATCAACAAGAGTCAGTCAGCGTACAGTGATACAAGGCTTATTGCGTGACCGCGTGGCCTTTAGCGCTCTCATCGTGCTGGCTATACTTTATCTATCTGCTGCTTTTGCTGACTTATTAACACCATACAGTATGGAGTTTAACGATCCTACTTATGGCAATGCCCCAGCTGCTATTATCCACTGGCAGGACGACCAGGGCAGACCGGCGGCACCTTATGTCTACCAGGTTAGACAAGAAAACGACCCGGCTACATTTCGCCAGACTTTTAGAGAATTGACCGAGGTCAAATACCCAGTTAAATTACTGGTACACGCCGAAAGCTATAAATTGCTCGGTCTTATCCCTATGGATTTGCATTTATTTGGTGTGGACGCACCAGCCCGTATAAACTTACTTGGCGCTGACATGAATGGTCGCGATAATTTTAGTAGGCTCTTTTTTGGCGCACAAAAGAGTTTGACTATTGGCTTTTTGGGCTTACTTATAGCCTTTCCGATTGGCATTGTCTATGGTGGCATCTCAGGCTATTTGGGCGGCTGGGCCGACAATCTGATGATGCGCTTTGCCGAAGCTGTGATGTCTATTCCCAGCCTCTATCTATTGATTGGACTGGCAGCGGTGCTGCCCCTGGGTATGTCCAGCTCAGAGCGTTTTGCCCTGATTACAGTGATACTTTCTTTTATTAGTTGGCCTGGACTAGCCAGAGTAATACGAGGCATGGTGCTATCTATACGCGAAGAAGAATTTGTCCAGGCGGCCAAATCACTAGGTATGCCAGAGCTACAAAACATCATCAAACACGTCATCCCGCAAACAGCTAGCTATGTCATCATCGCCGCCACCATGCAAGTGCCCAGCTTTATTCTGGCAGAGAGCGGTTTGTCTCTGATTGGACTGGGCATCCAGCAACCTGATGCCAGCTGGGGCAATATGCTCAAATTTGCTATGGACCAGCCCAATGAGCTACTGGCTCAGCCCTGGCTGATTGCCCCTGGCGTCCTTATCTTTATCACTATTCTTTGCTACAACTGTGTGGGCGACGTGCTGCGCGACGTACTCGATCCCAAGCTAGCAGGTGGTCGCTAA
- a CDS encoding trypsin-like peptidase domain-containing protein gives MVKTFARSSKLLSLLLAPLLVVAPAIATNSATANAAETWEKLDKRLKGQVLHLNVGLKLKVKDTLWANLADLSPKLKFPVFTSSTQDKGYRVVGFGSCFPIKTTAKDKTYFVTNKHVVDTADNLIKECQLFYAAMKLYSEQSAGWGGSADKRFNEVLQIVNIAGKKDRSESELAQYRQTVDEIWDTYEKHLSSRVDPKRTQFNKYLSQAVVSYELGYFMHPPGPITQQPLVAKIYKVAKNDSEPDLAVLTVEKTAVLPMELDMVVPSEGQEIQVIGYPMASDQLDSDSSKYYAPTFTTGRISRVTPKVLQVDASITTGNSGGPVVNQKGKVVGVVARRALSTSGSELTNFGGAVTASSMQSFVPELFGIK, from the coding sequence ATGGTCAAAACATTTGCCAGAAGTTCAAAACTGCTAAGCCTCCTGTTAGCGCCACTACTAGTAGTGGCACCAGCAATTGCCACCAACAGTGCTACAGCAAATGCTGCAGAGACCTGGGAAAAACTCGACAAACGTCTCAAAGGACAGGTCCTACATCTCAATGTCGGGCTCAAACTAAAAGTCAAAGATACTCTCTGGGCCAATCTTGCCGACCTATCACCCAAGCTCAAATTTCCCGTCTTTACCTCATCTACTCAAGACAAAGGCTACCGTGTCGTGGGCTTTGGTAGCTGCTTCCCGATTAAGACAACAGCTAAAGACAAGACTTATTTTGTCACCAACAAACACGTCGTCGATACAGCCGACAATCTAATCAAAGAATGCCAGCTCTTTTATGCCGCCATGAAACTCTACAGTGAACAAAGCGCAGGCTGGGGCGGAAGTGCCGACAAGCGCTTTAACGAAGTACTACAAATAGTCAATATCGCCGGCAAAAAAGACCGCAGCGAGTCAGAACTGGCTCAGTACAGACAAACTGTGGACGAAATCTGGGATACCTACGAAAAGCACTTATCATCACGAGTAGATCCCAAACGCACTCAATTTAACAAGTATCTCAGTCAAGCTGTAGTTAGCTATGAGCTTGGCTATTTTATGCATCCGCCCGGTCCAATCACCCAGCAACCGCTTGTGGCAAAGATCTACAAAGTAGCAAAAAATGACAGTGAGCCCGACCTGGCTGTACTTACCGTAGAAAAAACTGCGGTACTACCAATGGAGCTAGATATGGTGGTGCCCTCAGAAGGGCAAGAAATCCAGGTGATTGGCTATCCTATGGCAAGCGATCAGCTCGACTCGGACTCATCTAAATATTATGCACCAACTTTTACCACAGGCAGAATCAGCCGAGTCACACCAAAAGTATTGCAAGTCGATGCATCAATAACTACCGGTAATAGCGGTGGGCCAGTAGTCAATCAAAAGGGCAAAGTCGTGGGCGTGGTGGCGCGCAGGGCCTTATCCACCAGTGGTTCAGAGCTAACCAATTTTGGTGGCGCGGTGACAGCTTCGAGCATGCAGTCTTTTGTGCCTGAGCTATTTGGTATCAAATAA
- a CDS encoding tetratricopeptide repeat protein: MQLRLSLLIAPCLALFAFAASASTEAVDSKRLATAAASTSVLKGESKNQIDQLVRQGRYQDALDALDKLTDSRDYLVHAYRAYLYSHVKPLVYSLPAAKLAVKLKGGSALCHTNLGILLQRNGQRAEAVEQYRQAINIDPTDWRPHVGIAQCLGVDGADGKQIAERELKSASATPGQDSSKWTSIGTTMIVLRQYKEAAVVFNRLLALCPDDARTRSLYVKCLLHLQGNVASALVESVVSSELRDKELAVLIAALPQGRISETKQSELLTICQTNFANDDNLFYDLARAFERVGRDDLGQSSYLTALKIAPTSSRYILSLIGNRLKAKDHQGALDYIKTYVPAEHIASGGIKTTKRYKDSFAHTLALLPMVVGEGQVQKLHILKAVYHHLNCGCRIPVIEFRLRNLNGVVFAGMLDLTEPPLTVIYDSTLAKPDTIISTAKREDDVIELLSDDVVESLPDVIRLIQTASDKPDKHIYTIWSFEPPPMELP, from the coding sequence ATGCAGTTGAGACTCAGTCTCCTGATAGCGCCTTGTCTGGCGCTTTTTGCGTTTGCAGCAAGCGCCAGTACTGAGGCCGTCGATAGCAAACGTCTAGCTACTGCCGCGGCAAGCACAAGTGTTTTAAAGGGCGAGAGTAAAAATCAAATAGACCAACTTGTCAGGCAGGGCCGCTATCAAGATGCTCTTGATGCTCTCGACAAGCTTACTGACTCCAGAGATTATCTGGTGCACGCCTACCGCGCTTATCTCTACAGTCACGTTAAGCCTCTTGTCTACAGCCTGCCGGCAGCCAAGCTAGCAGTTAAACTCAAAGGCGGCAGTGCTCTTTGTCATACCAATCTGGGCATATTGCTCCAGCGCAACGGTCAAAGAGCTGAAGCAGTCGAGCAGTATCGTCAGGCAATCAATATAGATCCCACTGATTGGCGCCCGCATGTAGGCATCGCTCAATGTCTTGGGGTGGACGGTGCCGATGGCAAGCAAATTGCTGAGCGTGAGCTAAAGAGCGCCAGTGCTACACCCGGGCAGGATAGCTCCAAGTGGACTAGCATCGGCACTACCATGATTGTTTTGCGCCAGTACAAAGAAGCGGCTGTAGTTTTTAATCGACTGCTCGCACTCTGTCCAGATGACGCACGCACCAGGTCTTTATATGTCAAATGTCTTTTGCATCTGCAAGGAAATGTTGCCAGTGCCCTTGTGGAGTCAGTGGTTAGTAGTGAGCTTAGGGACAAAGAGCTGGCTGTGCTCATTGCCGCCCTGCCGCAAGGGCGCATTAGTGAGACAAAGCAAAGCGAACTACTGACTATCTGTCAGACTAATTTTGCTAACGATGACAATCTCTTTTATGATTTGGCCAGAGCTTTTGAGCGAGTTGGCCGAGACGATCTCGGACAGAGCTCCTATCTGACTGCTCTTAAAATTGCTCCGACTAGTAGCCGTTATATCCTCTCTTTGATTGGCAACAGGCTCAAAGCTAAAGACCATCAGGGTGCCCTCGACTATATCAAGACTTATGTGCCTGCTGAGCATATCGCAAGCGGTGGTATCAAAACTACTAAGCGCTATAAAGACTCTTTTGCCCATACCCTGGCGCTTTTGCCTATGGTGGTGGGAGAGGGGCAAGTGCAAAAGTTGCATATACTCAAAGCTGTTTATCACCATCTCAATTGCGGCTGCCGCATACCAGTAATCGAGTTTAGACTGCGCAATTTAAATGGTGTGGTATTTGCAGGCATGCTCGACCTGACTGAGCCGCCGCTCACTGTAATTTATGACTCCACCCTGGCAAAACCAGATACAATCATAAGCACTGCTAAACGAGAGGACGATGTAATTGAGTTGCTCAGTGATGATGTCGTAGAGTCTCTGCCTGATGTTATACGACTAATTCAAACAGCCTCTGATAAGCCTGATAAGCACATTTATACGATCTGGTCTTTTGAGCCACCGCCTATGGAGTTACCTTGA